A stretch of the Clostridium botulinum genome encodes the following:
- the lepB gene encoding signal peptidase I, protein MNLKKLFKEWCLPIGIALLLVLFIWNFIGFQVKVPSTSMYPTIKPGDRILVTRIHSQKSLYRGDIVVFYSKESNQTMIKRLMGLPGDKVSITSDYDVYINDKKIDEPYVVFNGGSMGDFKVPEHCYFFMGDNRADSLDSRKWINPYIDWKDIKGKAKFITYPFNRFGNFKIGK, encoded by the coding sequence TTGAATTTAAAAAAACTTTTTAAAGAATGGTGTTTACCAATTGGAATTGCTCTACTTTTAGTACTATTTATATGGAATTTTATAGGTTTTCAAGTCAAAGTACCCTCTACATCCATGTATCCAACCATTAAACCGGGTGATCGCATCTTAGTTACTCGAATACATAGCCAAAAATCATTATATCGTGGAGATATTGTTGTTTTTTATTCTAAAGAAAGTAATCAAACTATGATTAAAAGATTAATGGGTCTACCTGGAGATAAAGTTTCAATTACTTCTGACTATGATGTGTATATAAATGATAAAAAAATAGATGAGCCTTATGTTGTTTTTAACGGAGGTTCAATGGGAGATTTTAAAGTACCTGAACATTGCTATTTTTTCATGGGAGACAATCGAGCTGATTCTCTTGACTCAAGAAAATGGATAAATCCATATATTGACTGGAAAGATATAAAAGGTAAAGCAAAATTTATAACGTATCCTTTTAATAGATTTGGTAATTTCAAAATTGGAAAATAA